In Bordetella holmesii ATCC 51541, the following proteins share a genomic window:
- a CDS encoding TPR repeat family protein codes for MDFEPWWLIFVPVLFALGWLAARFDFRQMLRETRTLPDSYFRGLNFLLNEQPDRAIDAFVEVAKLDPETTELHFALGSLFRRRGEMERAIRVHQSLLSRSDLPQAEREHAQHELAQDFLKAGMLDRAEAAFEQLKATDTRYALPALRSLIRIYESEHDWPRAIEAVKTLHGLVDEPVPQLVHYYCEQAQGALSAKPADIEAALTALDAADHAVEVAGRGESLSHGSKVRTSLLRARLAGLENDSKRERLYLESILADAPEYAGLVAEQLLANYRQAGEAVQGLEHLRAQYERHASLDLFNVVFRELRAQQGSDMAWAFARAALRHHPSLLGLDRLLEAELSAQPAGEAQSSPVPGADLSLLRTLIHKHTQRLDRYACRNCGFQARRFYWQCPGCNAWETYTPRRLEELE; via the coding sequence GTGGACTTTGAACCCTGGTGGCTGATTTTCGTGCCCGTGCTGTTTGCACTGGGCTGGTTGGCAGCGCGTTTTGATTTCAGGCAGATGTTGCGCGAGACGCGCACCTTGCCGGATTCATATTTTCGCGGCCTGAATTTTTTGCTCAACGAGCAACCCGATCGAGCCATTGATGCCTTCGTCGAGGTCGCCAAGCTGGACCCTGAGACGACGGAGCTGCATTTTGCCCTGGGGAGCCTGTTTCGCCGGCGTGGCGAGATGGAGCGGGCCATCCGGGTACACCAGAGCCTGTTGAGCCGCTCCGATCTGCCGCAGGCCGAGCGTGAGCATGCGCAGCACGAGCTGGCGCAGGATTTTCTCAAGGCGGGAATGCTGGATCGCGCCGAGGCCGCCTTTGAACAGCTCAAGGCCACTGACACGCGCTATGCCTTGCCGGCTTTGCGCTCGCTGATCCGCATCTATGAATCCGAACACGATTGGCCACGAGCCATCGAGGCGGTCAAAACCTTGCACGGCCTGGTCGACGAGCCCGTGCCGCAACTCGTCCATTACTACTGCGAGCAGGCCCAGGGAGCGCTGTCGGCCAAACCCGCCGACATCGAAGCTGCACTGACGGCTCTGGACGCAGCCGATCACGCCGTCGAAGTCGCGGGTCGCGGTGAGAGCCTGAGCCACGGCTCCAAGGTGCGCACGTCCTTGTTGCGCGCGCGGCTGGCCGGGCTGGAAAACGACAGCAAGCGTGAACGCCTGTATCTGGAAAGCATACTCGCCGATGCGCCGGAGTATGCCGGCCTTGTGGCCGAGCAGTTGCTGGCCAATTACCGGCAGGCCGGTGAGGCGGTGCAGGGCTTGGAGCATTTGCGCGCGCAGTACGAGCGCCACGCGTCGCTGGATCTGTTCAACGTGGTCTTCCGCGAGTTACGGGCACAGCAAGGCAGTGATATGGCTTGGGCCTTTGCGCGCGCCGCGTTGCGCCATCATCCTTCGCTGTTGGGCCTGGACCGCCTGCTGGAAGCCGAGCTGAGTGCGCAGCCTGCCGGCGAAGCGCAAAGCAGCCCCGTGCCCGGTGCGGACCTGAGCTTGTTGCGTACCCTGATCCACAAACATACGCAGCGCCTCGATCGCTACGCCTGCCGCAATTGCGGATTTCAGGCGCGCCGCTTCTACTGGCAGTGTCCGGGTTGTAACGCCTGGGAAACCTACACCCCGCGTCGTTTGGAAGAACTTGAATGA
- a CDS encoding pfkB carbohydrate kinase family protein, whose amino-acid sequence MMSFPAQALARARVLVVGDVMLDRYWFGEVERISPEAPVPVVRVARREDRLGGAANVARNIAALGAHATLIGVVGADEAGGRIAALASEAGVRTDLIADPQGHTTLKMRVLGRQQQLLRVDFEESPVGATLDG is encoded by the coding sequence ATGATGTCTTTTCCCGCCCAGGCTCTTGCCCGAGCCCGCGTGCTCGTTGTTGGCGATGTCATGCTGGACCGTTATTGGTTCGGTGAGGTCGAACGCATTTCCCCCGAAGCTCCGGTACCTGTGGTGCGGGTGGCGCGGCGCGAGGATCGGCTCGGCGGCGCGGCCAACGTGGCGCGCAATATCGCGGCGCTGGGTGCGCATGCCACGCTGATCGGTGTGGTGGGGGCCGATGAGGCAGGCGGGCGCATCGCGGCGCTGGCCTCTGAGGCTGGCGTGCGAACCGATCTGATAGCTGACCCGCAGGGGCACACTACGCTCAAGATGCGCGTGCTGGGTCGCCAGCAACAGTTGCTGCGCGTCGATTTCGAAGAGTCACCCGTTGGGGCTACGCTTGACGGCTAG
- a CDS encoding pfkB carbohydrate kinase family protein, giving the protein MLSDYAKGALARVQAMIVAARARNIPVLVDPKGDDYTLYRGATLVTPNRSEMQQAVGRWASESQLTERAQALRTELDLEALLVTRSEQGMTLFTQNGREHVDAQAHEVFDVSGAGDTVLATLAVMRAAGLSWVDAMRWANRAGGIVVGKLGTSIVTGTELAGEAI; this is encoded by the coding sequence GTGCTGTCGGATTACGCCAAAGGCGCGCTGGCGCGGGTGCAAGCCATGATCGTGGCTGCACGCGCCCGCAACATTCCGGTGCTGGTCGACCCCAAGGGGGATGACTACACACTTTATCGTGGCGCCACTCTGGTCACACCGAATCGCTCCGAAATGCAGCAGGCCGTGGGTCGCTGGGCAAGCGAGTCGCAACTGACCGAGCGTGCGCAGGCGTTGCGCACGGAACTGGATCTGGAAGCGTTGCTGGTGACGCGTTCGGAGCAGGGAATGACGCTGTTTACCCAGAACGGACGCGAGCACGTCGACGCTCAGGCGCACGAAGTATTCGATGTCTCCGGTGCCGGCGATACCGTGCTGGCGACGCTGGCGGTCATGCGCGCCGCAGGCCTGTCGTGGGTGGATGCAATGCGCTGGGCCAACCGCGCCGGCGGCATCGTCGTCGGCAAGCTGGGCACATCGATCGTGACCGGCACTGAACTCGCAGGAGAAGCAATATGA
- the rfaD gene encoding ADP-glyceromanno-heptose 6-epimerase — protein sequence MIIVTGAAGFIGSNLVRGLNRRGIQDIIAVDDLTQGDKFLNLVDCKIADYMHHEDVRELLRAGKLPRLRAVLHQGACSDTTERNGRYMMDNNYRVTLEWFEYCQAQRVPLLYASSAAVYGASTVYVEDPANEGPLNVYGYSKLLFDQVLRTRMDKLTAQVVGLRYFNVYGPHEQHKGRMASVVFHNMNQFLSEGHVRLFAGWNGYPDGGQSRDFISVQDVVDVNLHFLEHPQISGIFNCGTGRAQPFNDVAAAVVNSLRAENGEQALPLEELVSEGLIRYIPFPDDLKGRYQSFTQANVDNLRAAGFTAPMRDVQTGVSEYVRYWRARK from the coding sequence ATGATCATTGTCACTGGCGCAGCCGGTTTCATCGGCAGCAACCTGGTGCGGGGTCTGAACCGCCGCGGCATCCAGGACATCATCGCCGTCGATGATCTGACGCAAGGCGATAAATTCCTCAATCTGGTCGACTGCAAGATTGCCGACTATATGCATCACGAGGACGTGCGCGAGCTGCTGCGTGCCGGCAAGCTGCCGCGTCTGCGCGCGGTATTGCATCAGGGGGCTTGCTCGGATACCACCGAGCGCAACGGCCGCTACATGATGGACAACAATTACCGCGTCACGCTGGAGTGGTTTGAGTACTGCCAGGCGCAGCGCGTGCCCCTGTTGTATGCCTCATCGGCGGCCGTGTATGGCGCTTCGACAGTGTACGTGGAAGACCCGGCCAACGAGGGGCCGTTGAATGTCTACGGCTACTCCAAGCTGTTGTTCGATCAGGTCTTGCGCACGCGGATGGACAAACTGACGGCGCAGGTCGTTGGTCTGCGTTATTTCAACGTCTATGGTCCGCACGAACAGCACAAGGGCCGTATGGCCTCGGTGGTTTTCCACAACATGAATCAGTTCCTCTCCGAAGGGCATGTGCGCCTGTTCGCCGGCTGGAATGGCTATCCCGATGGCGGGCAGAGCCGCGACTTCATCTCGGTGCAGGACGTGGTGGATGTCAATCTGCACTTTCTGGAGCATCCGCAGATTTCGGGCATTTTCAATTGCGGCACTGGACGCGCTCAGCCCTTTAACGACGTGGCTGCCGCCGTGGTGAACAGCCTGCGTGCCGAGAACGGCGAGCAGGCGCTGCCGCTGGAGGAGCTGGTGAGCGAGGGACTGATCCGCTATATCCCGTTTCCGGATGACCTTAAGGGACGCTATCAGAGCTTCACTCAGGCCAACGTGGATAACCTGCGTGCGGCTGGGTTTACGGCGCCCATGCGCGATGTGCAGACTGGCGTGAGCGAGTACGTGCGCTATTGGCGTGCGCGCAAATAA
- the mltB gene encoding lytic murein transglycosylase B: protein MRRFAESLADERSLPLDSILAMLADTRYSSTVTRLIAPSVPGRKVWRSWNTYRSRFVEPKRIAWGVEFWNEHRAVIERAAQQYGVPASIIVSIIGVETLYGRNMGNFRVIDALATLAFDYPEPVKPERVEMFRKQLADFITLTLQGKLAPDTQGSFAGAIGMPQFMPTSIAHYAVDGDGDGHIDLASSVPDAVMSVGSFLQQHGWQRGLPVFAPVVLPANPSSLVDGGLTPKLDWAGLQQAGARVAPGAAASNWQSSPLGVVDLAEEARGTAQYRTATANFFVITQYNRSYFYATAVADLAAELQLRMGHR, encoded by the coding sequence GTGCGTCGCTTCGCCGAATCGCTCGCTGACGAACGATCGCTGCCGCTGGATTCGATCCTGGCCATGCTCGCCGATACTCGCTACAGCAGCACCGTCACGCGCCTGATCGCTCCTTCCGTGCCCGGCCGCAAAGTCTGGCGCAGCTGGAACACCTATCGCTCGCGCTTTGTCGAGCCCAAACGCATTGCCTGGGGTGTTGAATTCTGGAACGAGCATCGCGCCGTCATCGAACGCGCCGCTCAGCAGTACGGCGTACCGGCGTCGATCATTGTGTCCATCATCGGAGTCGAAACCCTGTACGGGCGCAACATGGGCAACTTCCGTGTCATCGACGCGCTGGCCACCCTGGCTTTCGACTATCCGGAGCCCGTCAAGCCCGAACGCGTAGAGATGTTCCGCAAGCAGTTGGCCGATTTCATCACCCTTACCCTGCAAGGCAAGCTCGCACCCGATACCCAGGGCTCATTCGCGGGCGCCATCGGCATGCCCCAGTTCATGCCCACCAGCATTGCCCATTATGCCGTCGACGGTGATGGCGACGGGCATATCGATCTGGCTAGCAGCGTGCCTGATGCGGTGATGTCGGTCGGCAGTTTTCTGCAACAACATGGCTGGCAACGCGGCCTGCCCGTCTTCGCGCCAGTGGTCCTGCCCGCCAACCCATCGTCCCTGGTCGACGGCGGGCTGACACCCAAGCTGGACTGGGCCGGTCTGCAACAGGCCGGCGCCAGGGTCGCACCGGGGGCGGCCGCCAGCAATTGGCAGTCCAGCCCGCTGGGTGTGGTGGATCTGGCCGAAGAGGCGCGCGGCACGGCGCAGTACCGTACCGCCACAGCCAATTTCTTTGTCATTACCCAATACAACCGCAGTTACTTCTATGCCACGGCGGTGGCCGACCTGGCCGCCGAGCTGCAGTTGCGCATGGGGCACCGCTAA
- a CDS encoding histone deacetylase domain protein gives METMYLTHPSCKLHEMGSWHPESPQRLDAISDQLLASGLMPYLGEKQAPAATREDILRVHSAYHLDRLRGLSPEHGYVEIDPDTLMNPHTLEAAYHAAGAGIAAVDAVMAGEATTAFCAVRPPGHHAEHSRALGFCFFNNVAIAAQHAMHRHGLTRIAIVDFDVHHGNGTEEAFAGDERVLMCSFFQHPFFPNRGFDHPADNMLNVPVQAYSTGMAVRDIVRQQWLPRLQAHAPQLLLISAGFDAHREDDMAQMGLVEADYAWITDQLVAVADQHAQGRIVSTLEGGYNLSALGRSVVAHIRSLSKL, from the coding sequence ATGGAGACCATGTATCTTACCCACCCGTCGTGCAAGCTGCATGAAATGGGCAGTTGGCACCCCGAGAGTCCGCAGAGGCTGGATGCCATATCCGATCAACTGCTGGCCAGCGGCCTGATGCCGTATCTGGGCGAAAAACAGGCGCCTGCAGCCACGCGCGAGGACATCTTGCGCGTGCATAGCGCCTACCACCTGGACCGTCTGCGCGGCTTGTCGCCCGAGCACGGCTATGTGGAGATCGACCCAGACACTCTGATGAACCCCCACACCCTGGAAGCCGCCTACCACGCGGCCGGGGCAGGAATTGCGGCAGTCGATGCCGTGATGGCGGGAGAAGCCACCACGGCCTTCTGCGCGGTGCGCCCTCCCGGGCATCACGCCGAGCACAGCCGCGCCCTCGGTTTTTGTTTTTTCAACAATGTGGCTATTGCGGCGCAACATGCCATGCATCGGCATGGCCTGACGCGCATCGCCATCGTCGATTTCGACGTGCACCATGGCAATGGCACCGAGGAGGCCTTTGCCGGCGACGAGCGGGTGTTGATGTGTAGTTTTTTCCAGCATCCTTTTTTCCCCAACAGAGGATTCGACCACCCTGCGGACAATATGTTGAATGTCCCCGTTCAGGCGTATTCGACCGGCATGGCTGTGCGCGATATCGTGCGCCAGCAGTGGTTGCCGCGCCTGCAGGCACATGCACCACAACTATTATTGATTTCGGCGGGATTCGATGCGCATCGGGAGGACGATATGGCGCAGATGGGTCTGGTCGAGGCCGATTACGCCTGGATTACGGACCAATTGGTGGCAGTGGCCGATCAGCACGCTCAGGGGCGGATTGTCAGTACGCTCGAGGGGGGTTACAACCTGTCCGCCTTGGGCCGCAGTGTGGTTGCTCACATCAGGTCGCTGTCGAAGTTGTAG
- a CDS encoding electron transfer flavodomain protein yields the protein MKVLVPVKRVVDYNVKVRVKSDQTGVDIANVKMSMNPFDEIAVEEATRLKEKGSVAEVIAVSCGAAQCQETLRTAMAIGADRGVLVQTDAELQPLAVAKMLKALVDKEAPQLVILGKQAIDDDANQTGQMLAALLDWPQATFASKVELGEGKVTVTREVDGGLETLTLKLPAIVTTDLRLNEPRYVTLPNIMKAKKKPLDTVTPQDLGVDPAPRLKTLKVTEPAARKAGIKVADVAALVDKLKNEAKVI from the coding sequence ATGAAGGTATTGGTACCCGTCAAGCGCGTCGTTGACTACAACGTCAAAGTACGCGTCAAGTCCGATCAAACCGGGGTGGACATCGCCAACGTGAAGATGTCGATGAATCCCTTTGACGAGATCGCCGTCGAAGAAGCAACGCGCCTTAAGGAGAAGGGCAGCGTGGCTGAGGTCATCGCCGTGTCTTGCGGTGCGGCTCAGTGCCAGGAAACATTGCGTACCGCCATGGCCATTGGCGCGGATCGCGGCGTGCTGGTGCAGACCGATGCCGAACTCCAGCCGTTGGCCGTGGCCAAGATGCTCAAGGCCCTCGTTGACAAGGAAGCTCCGCAACTGGTGATCCTGGGCAAGCAGGCCATTGACGATGACGCCAACCAGACCGGCCAGATGCTGGCTGCACTGCTGGATTGGCCCCAGGCCACGTTCGCCAGCAAGGTGGAACTGGGCGAGGGCAAGGTCACGGTCACGCGTGAAGTCGACGGCGGGTTGGAGACGCTGACGCTGAAGCTGCCGGCCATCGTGACGACCGATCTGCGCTTGAACGAGCCGCGCTACGTCACCCTGCCAAACATCATGAAGGCCAAGAAAAAGCCTCTGGATACGGTCACGCCGCAGGATCTGGGCGTGGACCCGGCCCCGCGTCTGAAGACCCTGAAGGTCACCGAACCGGCCGCCCGCAAGGCGGGTATCAAGGTGGCCGATGTGGCCGCGCTGGTGGACAAACTCAAGAATGAAGCGAAGGTGATCTAA
- a CDS encoding electron transfer flavodomain protein, producing MTTLVIAEHDNAQLKGATLNTIAAAAKLGGDVHVLVAGSNARAVAEQAAAAAGVSKVLLADAPQLADGLAENLVAQVLAVASAYSHILFPATASGKNVAPRVAAKLDVAQISDIIGVESADTFQRPIYAGNAIATVQSGDAVKVITVRTTGFDAVAASGGSAAIEDAAAVADSGLSSFVGREVAKSDRPELAGARVVVSGGRGLGSAENFKILDPLADKLGAALGASRAAVDAGYAPNDWQVGQTGKIVAPQLYVAVGISGAIQHLAGMKDSKVIVAINKDPEAPIFGVADYGLVGDLFQIVPELAGAL from the coding sequence ATGACGACGCTTGTTATTGCCGAACACGACAATGCCCAACTCAAGGGCGCAACGTTGAACACGATCGCTGCAGCCGCCAAACTGGGTGGTGATGTGCACGTGCTGGTGGCGGGCAGCAACGCCCGCGCGGTGGCCGAGCAGGCTGCTGCGGCCGCTGGCGTGAGCAAAGTGCTGCTGGCTGATGCGCCGCAACTGGCCGACGGCCTGGCCGAAAACCTGGTTGCTCAGGTGCTGGCCGTGGCGTCCGCCTATAGCCACATTCTGTTCCCCGCGACAGCCTCGGGCAAGAACGTCGCGCCTCGCGTGGCTGCCAAGCTGGACGTGGCACAGATCTCCGACATCATCGGTGTCGAATCTGCCGATACCTTCCAGCGCCCCATCTACGCCGGTAACGCCATTGCTACCGTGCAGTCCGGCGATGCCGTCAAAGTGATCACCGTGCGTACCACGGGCTTTGACGCCGTAGCCGCCAGCGGTGGTTCGGCAGCTATCGAAGACGCCGCTGCCGTGGCCGATTCGGGTCTGTCGAGCTTTGTCGGCCGTGAAGTCGCCAAGAGCGATCGGCCTGAACTGGCCGGTGCGCGCGTGGTGGTCTCGGGTGGCCGCGGTCTGGGCAGCGCCGAGAATTTCAAGATTCTCGACCCTCTGGCCGATAAGCTGGGCGCGGCCCTGGGTGCATCGCGTGCGGCGGTCGATGCCGGGTATGCCCCCAACGATTGGCAGGTCGGTCAGACTGGCAAGATCGTGGCACCGCAGCTTTACGTGGCGGTGGGTATTTCCGGTGCTATTCAGCATCTGGCCGGCATGAAGGACTCCAAGGTCATCGTAGCGATCAACAAAGATCCTGAGGCTCCCATTTTCGGCGTGGCCGACTATGGTCTGGTCGGCGATCTGTTCCAGATCGTCCCGGAACTGGCTGGCGCGCTGTAA
- the aspT gene encoding aspartate-alanine antiporter, protein MTCSVGFFQSVPIAIIFIAVGLGHFIGKLRLGPVALGGVCGTLIVAMILGQTGCKVEGPVREIAFVLFIFAMGYSGGPGFFANLNRSSLRFMVLPFIEVVLVLLISLLAASFFGFDAGTTAGLAAGSATESAVVGTASEALRHLGLTAEQVQVQEANIATAYTLTYLVGTISIVLFTSQVAPLLLRINLWQACKDLEAKLGGVPDEEDSSMPALPRLVGRAHIVREAAGKTVLEIEQALAGRTVVTSLLRDGESLTPTPEEVLQAGDIVVIVGLRFYALRGDDVIGPEIQVPAAHADALNLQERQVVISSKHVNGRTLSHLAKTPKARAARGVFLQGIERSGHSIPMTPSTVVMYGDVVRLVGTDPNLSDAVKHLGNELRRDGTTDIVFMCGGILLGLGIGSLMVTVAGLPLSLGSGGGALVSGLICGWISAKRPALGHIPPAALSLLKELGLGIFIACVGLSAGPEAITLLKQHGLVLPVIGLAVSLGPACASLWIGHKFLKIEGPLLLGAIAGQHVSTPTLSAVMVQAGSSVPILGYTVTYAIANVLLPVLGPLIVALAYRLG, encoded by the coding sequence ATGACATGCTCCGTCGGCTTTTTCCAGTCCGTGCCCATCGCCATTATCTTCATTGCGGTGGGTCTGGGTCATTTCATCGGCAAGCTCCGGCTAGGGCCGGTCGCGCTGGGCGGCGTATGCGGCACCTTGATCGTCGCGATGATCTTGGGCCAGACAGGCTGCAAGGTCGAAGGCCCCGTGCGTGAGATTGCCTTCGTGCTCTTCATCTTTGCCATGGGCTATTCGGGTGGCCCGGGCTTTTTCGCCAATCTCAACCGCTCCAGCCTGCGTTTCATGGTGCTGCCTTTCATCGAGGTGGTGCTGGTACTGTTGATTTCTCTGCTGGCAGCGAGCTTTTTCGGTTTCGATGCGGGCACCACGGCGGGTCTGGCCGCGGGTTCGGCGACCGAGTCGGCCGTTGTGGGCACCGCGTCCGAAGCGCTGCGTCATCTGGGCTTGACGGCTGAGCAAGTGCAGGTTCAGGAAGCCAACATCGCGACGGCTTACACGCTGACCTATCTGGTAGGCACGATCAGCATCGTGTTGTTCACCAGTCAGGTGGCTCCGCTGTTGCTGCGCATCAATCTGTGGCAGGCGTGCAAGGATCTGGAAGCCAAGCTGGGCGGTGTGCCGGATGAAGAAGACAGCAGTATGCCGGCCTTGCCGCGCCTTGTGGGCCGGGCGCACATCGTGCGCGAGGCCGCCGGGAAAACCGTGCTGGAGATAGAGCAGGCCTTGGCTGGCCGTACGGTGGTCACCAGCCTGCTGCGTGACGGCGAATCGCTGACGCCGACTCCGGAAGAGGTCTTGCAGGCCGGCGATATCGTGGTGATTGTCGGGCTGCGCTTTTATGCCTTGCGCGGCGATGACGTGATCGGCCCCGAAATCCAGGTGCCGGCCGCGCATGCCGATGCGCTCAATCTGCAGGAGCGCCAGGTCGTCATCAGCAGCAAGCATGTCAACGGCCGCACGCTCTCTCATCTCGCCAAGACGCCAAAGGCGCGCGCGGCGCGAGGGGTGTTTCTGCAAGGCATAGAACGCAGTGGCCACAGTATTCCGATGACCCCGTCGACGGTGGTGATGTATGGCGACGTGGTCAGGCTGGTGGGCACCGATCCCAATCTTAGCGATGCCGTCAAGCATCTGGGCAATGAGCTTCGGCGTGATGGAACAACCGATATTGTCTTCATGTGCGGGGGGATTCTGCTCGGGTTGGGTATCGGCAGTCTGATGGTTACCGTGGCAGGTCTGCCACTGTCGCTCGGTAGTGGGGGCGGTGCGCTGGTCAGCGGCCTGATCTGCGGTTGGATTTCTGCCAAACGGCCTGCGTTGGGCCATATCCCGCCTGCCGCATTGAGTCTGCTCAAGGAATTGGGTCTGGGGATTTTTATTGCTTGCGTTGGCTTGTCGGCAGGGCCGGAGGCGATTACCCTTTTGAAACAGCATGGCCTGGTTCTGCCCGTGATCGGGTTGGCCGTCTCGCTCGGACCGGCCTGCGCATCGCTGTGGATCGGCCATAAATTCCTCAAAATCGAGGGGCCGCTTCTGTTAGGGGCGATTGCTGGTCAGCACGTCAGTACGCCCACGCTGAGCGCCGTGATGGTCCAGGCGGGCAGCTCGGTGCCCATTCTGGGTTACACCGTGACCTATGCCATTGCCAACGTGCTGCTTCCCGTGCTGGGGCCACTCATCGTGGCGCTGGCCTATCGTCTGGGTTGA
- a CDS encoding acyl-CoA dehydrogenase, N-terminal domain protein produces MSYTTPLRDIRFAMKELAGLDEILKLPGFEEAEPDLVDAILDENARFVQEVVAPLNVIGDRQPPVWKDGAVTATPGFAKAFAEYSTGGWQGLQHPVQWGGQGLPQLVAAPAGENIQAASLAFALCPMLTDGVIEALLTVGSEEQRRAYIPNLIGGRWTGTMNLTEPQAGSDLALVSTRAVPQDDGSYRVSGQKIFITFGEHDLAENIIHLVLARLPDAPAGVKGISLFIVPKFLVNEDGSLGKRNDVWCASLEHKLGIHGSPTAVLLYGAGKGEVGEGAVGYLVGEANRGLEYMFIMMNASRYSVGQQGIALAERAYQHAQEYARERVQGRAIEGSAGPVTISHHPDVQRMLLTMRSLTEAARAVSYVAAAAHDKANHHPDAEVRARNRAFYEYLVPIVKGFSTESAVEVASLGVQVHGGMGFIEETGAAQYYRDARILPIYEGTTAIQANDLVGRKTLRDGGAAAHASMAAMRDTLKALQAETTRADAESREGLCLLRDHFDQAIQAYEAAVEYVLLHAVDHVRAVFSGSVPYLMLAGVVHGGWQMARAALVCNRRLAEGSDDGFYRQKLGSALFYGAHILPRALSLSAAVRAGQVADTAADWAAVA; encoded by the coding sequence ATGAGCTACACCACGCCACTGCGCGACATCCGCTTTGCCATGAAGGAGCTGGCGGGGCTTGACGAGATTCTCAAATTGCCGGGTTTCGAGGAGGCCGAGCCCGATCTGGTCGATGCCATTCTCGACGAGAATGCGCGCTTTGTGCAGGAGGTCGTGGCGCCCTTGAATGTCATTGGCGACCGTCAGCCGCCGGTCTGGAAAGACGGTGCGGTGACCGCCACGCCGGGGTTTGCCAAGGCATTTGCCGAGTATTCGACCGGAGGGTGGCAAGGCCTGCAGCACCCGGTGCAATGGGGCGGCCAGGGTCTGCCGCAGTTGGTGGCCGCGCCTGCCGGCGAAAACATCCAGGCAGCCAGTTTGGCGTTTGCCCTGTGTCCCATGCTGACCGACGGCGTGATCGAGGCCTTGCTCACCGTGGGGTCGGAAGAGCAGCGGCGTGCCTATATTCCCAACCTGATCGGCGGTCGCTGGACGGGCACGATGAACCTGACCGAACCGCAAGCCGGTTCAGACCTGGCTCTCGTGTCGACACGCGCGGTACCGCAGGACGATGGCAGCTACCGTGTCTCGGGCCAGAAGATTTTCATCACCTTCGGCGAGCATGACTTAGCCGAGAACATCATCCATCTGGTGCTGGCCCGTCTGCCGGACGCGCCGGCAGGCGTCAAAGGCATTTCGCTATTCATCGTCCCCAAGTTCCTGGTCAACGAAGATGGTTCGTTGGGCAAGCGCAATGATGTCTGGTGCGCATCGTTGGAGCACAAGTTGGGCATCCATGGCAGCCCGACGGCGGTGTTGCTTTATGGGGCTGGCAAGGGTGAGGTCGGAGAGGGCGCGGTCGGCTATCTGGTGGGCGAAGCCAATCGCGGGCTGGAGTATATGTTCATCATGATGAACGCCTCTCGCTATTCCGTCGGGCAACAGGGGATCGCCCTGGCTGAACGTGCCTATCAGCATGCTCAGGAGTACGCCCGCGAACGCGTGCAGGGTCGGGCCATCGAGGGTTCGGCCGGGCCAGTGACGATTTCCCACCATCCGGATGTCCAGCGCATGTTGTTGACCATGCGCTCGCTGACCGAGGCGGCCCGCGCCGTTTCTTACGTGGCAGCAGCGGCTCATGACAAGGCCAACCACCATCCGGACGCGGAGGTGCGTGCGCGCAACCGAGCGTTCTACGAATATCTGGTGCCCATCGTTAAAGGCTTCTCGACCGAGTCTGCGGTCGAGGTGGCTTCGCTGGGTGTCCAGGTGCATGGCGGTATGGGGTTCATCGAGGAAACGGGTGCAGCCCAGTATTACCGCGATGCCCGAATTCTGCCTATTTACGAGGGCACCACGGCGATCCAGGCCAATGATCTGGTCGGACGCAAGACGCTACGCGATGGCGGCGCGGCAGCCCACGCCTCGATGGCTGCGATGCGAGATACGCTCAAAGCGCTCCAGGCTGAAACCACCCGTGCCGATGCCGAAAGTCGTGAAGGACTTTGCCTGTTGCGGGATCATTTTGATCAGGCCATCCAGGCTTATGAGGCGGCGGTCGAGTATGTTCTGCTACACGCCGTCGACCATGTGCGTGCCGTGTTTTCGGGCAGTGTGCCGTATTTGATGCTGGCAGGTGTGGTCCACGGTGGCTGGCAGATGGCGCGTGCGGCGCTGGTGTGCAACCGTCGGCTGGCCGAAGGCAGCGATGATGGCTTTTATCGGCAGAAACTGGGTTCAGCGCTGTTTTACGGGGCTCATATCCTGCCGCGTGCGCTTTCATTGTCGGCGGCGGTGCGAGCCGGGCAGGTGGCAGATACGGCCGCTGATTGGGCCGCAGTGGCCTGA